A window of Ruania suaedae contains these coding sequences:
- the hisB gene encoding imidazoleglycerol-phosphate dehydratase HisB codes for MSQSEEQPRRIARIERTTSESSVSVEVDLDGTGVVDVSTTVPFYDHMLTALGKHSLIDLTVRATGDTEIDVHHTVEDTAICLGQALRQALGDKSGIARFGDAMVPLDEALAQAVVDVSGRPFLVHSGEPAGQEYHLIGGHFTGSLTRHVFEALAFHAGICLHVRVLAGRDPHHIVEAQFKALARALRAAVAPDARVSGVPSTKGLL; via the coding sequence ATGAGCCAGTCAGAGGAGCAGCCGAGGCGGATCGCGCGGATCGAGCGCACCACCTCCGAGTCCAGCGTGAGCGTCGAGGTCGACCTGGACGGCACCGGTGTGGTGGACGTGTCCACCACCGTGCCCTTCTACGACCACATGCTGACCGCCCTGGGCAAGCACTCGCTGATCGACCTGACCGTACGGGCCACCGGCGACACCGAGATCGACGTGCACCACACCGTCGAGGACACCGCGATCTGCCTGGGCCAGGCGCTGCGCCAGGCGCTGGGGGACAAGTCCGGGATCGCGCGCTTCGGTGACGCCATGGTCCCGCTGGACGAGGCCCTCGCACAGGCGGTCGTCGACGTCTCCGGGCGCCCCTTCCTGGTGCACTCCGGCGAGCCCGCGGGCCAGGAGTACCACCTGATCGGTGGTCACTTCACCGGCTCGCTCACCCGGCACGTGTTCGAGGCGCTCGCCTTCCACGCCGGTATCTGCCTGCACGTGCGCGTGCTCGCGGGCCGGGACCCGCACCACATCGTGGAGGCGCAGTTCAAGGCACTGGCACGGGCGTTGCGGGCCGCGGTGGCGCCCGACGCCCGCGTCTCGGGGGTGCCCTCGACCAAGGGACTGCTGTGA
- the hisH gene encoding imidazole glycerol phosphate synthase subunit HisH, with protein sequence MSAPRVVVLDYGSGNVRSAVRALERVGAEVDLTADPGAVMVADGLVVPGVGAFSSVMAGLRAAGAPRLVDRRLAGGLPVLGICVGLQVMFTRGEEHGQPADGLDQWSGVVERLDAPVVPHMGWSTVEPPAGSALFAGIEHERFYFVHSYAARSAPDFVEVTWAEHGQTRFVAAAENGPLRATQFHPEKSGDAGAELLRNWLGTL encoded by the coding sequence GTGAGCGCGCCACGCGTCGTCGTGCTCGACTACGGCTCGGGCAACGTGCGCTCCGCTGTACGCGCCCTGGAGCGGGTCGGCGCCGAGGTGGACCTGACGGCCGACCCGGGTGCGGTCATGGTCGCCGACGGGTTGGTGGTGCCGGGGGTGGGCGCCTTCAGCTCGGTGATGGCGGGCCTGCGGGCGGCGGGCGCGCCGCGCCTGGTTGATCGCCGCCTGGCCGGGGGACTGCCGGTGCTGGGCATCTGTGTCGGACTGCAGGTGATGTTCACCCGCGGCGAGGAGCACGGCCAGCCGGCCGACGGGCTCGACCAGTGGTCGGGTGTGGTCGAACGCCTGGATGCCCCGGTCGTGCCGCACATGGGCTGGTCGACGGTGGAACCCCCCGCCGGCAGCGCCCTCTTCGCCGGGATCGAGCACGAGCGCTTCTACTTCGTCCACTCCTACGCCGCGCGCAGCGCCCCCGACTTCGTCGAGGTGACCTGGGCCGAGCACGGGCAGACCCGGTTCGTCGCGGCCGCCGAGAACGGTCCGCTGCGCGCCACCCAGTTCCACCCGGAGAAGTCCGGGGACGCCGGAGCCGAGCTGCTGCGCAACTGGCTCGGCACGTTGTGA